The following proteins are co-located in the Anaeromicrobium sediminis genome:
- a CDS encoding PhoH family protein produces MVEKRIDINEFHYTNELFGNFDENIKFIEGRFNVNIVSRQGEVVIIGENESVKKVEKIILKFMKLLEAKENLDEQKIKYTIELFEKGNENKIDELVEDVVCITSKGKKIKPKTIGQKKYTEAIKENDVVFGIGPAGTGKTYLAMAMAVNAFKNKEVNKIILTRPAVEAGESLGFLPGDLQEKVDPYLRPLYDALYDILGGDTFLKYKERGMIEVAPLAYMRGRTLDNSFIILDEAQNTTKEQMKMFLTRLGFGSKAVVTGDITQIDLPRGKASGLNQVVKILKDVKGVSFQFLGEADVVRHALVQRIIRAYEKYENTKEEI; encoded by the coding sequence TTGGTAGAGAAGAGAATTGACATTAACGAATTCCATTATACAAATGAATTATTCGGTAATTTTGATGAAAATATAAAGTTTATTGAGGGAAGGTTTAATGTAAATATAGTTTCAAGACAAGGAGAAGTAGTTATTATAGGAGAAAATGAATCTGTTAAAAAGGTAGAAAAGATAATATTAAAATTTATGAAACTATTAGAGGCAAAGGAAAATTTAGACGAACAAAAGATAAAATATACAATAGAATTGTTTGAAAAAGGAAATGAAAATAAAATAGATGAATTAGTAGAAGATGTGGTTTGTATTACATCTAAAGGAAAGAAGATAAAGCCAAAGACCATAGGTCAAAAGAAATATACAGAGGCTATAAAGGAAAATGACGTGGTATTTGGAATAGGTCCTGCAGGTACTGGTAAAACTTATTTAGCCATGGCCATGGCTGTAAATGCCTTTAAAAACAAAGAAGTAAATAAGATTATATTAACTAGACCTGCTGTAGAAGCTGGAGAAAGTTTAGGTTTTTTACCAGGCGATTTGCAAGAAAAGGTAGATCCTTATTTAAGGCCTTTATATGATGCCCTATATGATATTTTAGGGGGGGATACTTTTTTAAAATATAAGGAAAGAGGTATGATTGAGGTTGCTCCTCTTGCATATATGAGAGGAAGAACCCTAGATAATTCTTTCATAATATTAGATGAAGCACAAAATACCACAAAGGAACAAATGAAGATGTTTTTAACTAGACTTGGATTTGGCTCTAAGGCTGTTGTAACAGGAGACATAACTCAAATTGATCTACCAAGAGGAAAGGCCTCTGGATTAAATCAAGTAGTAAAAATTTTAAAGGACGTAAAGGGAGTATCATTTCAGTTCTTAGGAGAAGCAGATGTAGTTAGACATGCATTAGTTCAAAGAATAATAAGAGCCTATGAAAAATACGAAAATACTAAAGAGGAAATTTAG
- a CDS encoding NfeD family protein, which produces MKRIVKLLIVLLVFSLLTSMSYGNEAGTVYVIPIKGEINKAVTTYIKANIERAEKDEDAIAIIFEIDTLGGFIQEAVKIKDYILESNLQTIAFVNKKAESAGVLLTISCDKIVMAKGATIGSAETIPHTEKNLSYWKGELRAVAEMKKRDPKLIEAMADKRNEIIDESSGEYIVKKGELLNLTSQEAQDVKLIDGIGSTYKEALNIANINYNHVEVIGENLSLKIAQIVSNPYVATFLIVIGFLGIIIEIMTPGFGIGGLVGIIGFFTFFFGKNLSGDSSMIIIGVFVLGIILFAIEVGIPGFGIFGISGIILIITSIILSFNSIVVGVYALLVSLILCIVVGIFLFKYGPKSKYLNHIILDEKLSIKNQEEYLEHELLINEVGIAITTLRPAGTANIKGNRHDVITEGNFIKAGEQIKVIKVIGKKIIVKKVED; this is translated from the coding sequence ATGAAGCGTATTGTAAAGTTACTAATAGTTCTATTAGTATTTAGCTTGTTAACAAGTATGTCTTATGGGAATGAGGCTGGAACGGTTTATGTGATACCCATAAAAGGAGAAATAAATAAAGCAGTAACTACTTACATAAAAGCTAATATTGAAAGAGCTGAGAAGGATGAAGATGCAATTGCCATAATATTTGAAATTGATACACTAGGAGGGTTTATACAAGAAGCTGTTAAAATTAAAGACTATATATTGGAATCTAATTTACAAACTATAGCCTTTGTGAATAAAAAGGCCGAGTCAGCAGGTGTACTTCTTACCATATCTTGTGACAAGATAGTTATGGCAAAGGGTGCCACAATAGGGTCTGCAGAGACCATTCCACATACTGAGAAAAATTTAAGTTATTGGAAGGGTGAACTAAGAGCCGTAGCTGAAATGAAAAAGAGAGACCCCAAATTAATAGAAGCAATGGCTGATAAGCGAAATGAGATTATAGATGAAAGTTCAGGAGAATATATAGTAAAAAAGGGAGAATTGTTAAACTTAACTAGTCAGGAAGCACAAGATGTAAAATTAATAGATGGAATAGGTTCTACTTATAAAGAAGCTTTAAATATAGCTAACATAAACTACAATCACGTGGAAGTAATAGGTGAAAATTTGAGTTTGAAAATTGCCCAAATAGTAAGTAATCCCTATGTGGCTACATTTCTTATAGTAATTGGGTTTTTAGGTATAATAATAGAGATTATGACTCCAGGTTTTGGAATTGGTGGTCTTGTAGGTATTATAGGATTTTTCACTTTCTTCTTTGGGAAAAATCTTTCCGGTGACTCTAGTATGATAATTATTGGTGTGTTTGTGTTGGGAATTATACTGTTCGCAATTGAGGTGGGAATACCTGGATTTGGAATCTTTGGCATAAGCGGTATTATACTTATAATAACTAGTATAATATTGTCTTTCAACTCCATAGTAGTAGGTGTATATGCTCTTTTAGTATCTTTAATACTATGCATAGTAGTAGGTATATTTTTGTTTAAATATGGGCCTAAAAGTAAATACTTAAACCATATAATATTAGATGAAAAATTAAGTATAAAAAATCAAGAAGAGTATTTGGAACATGAACTACTTATTAATGAAGTAGGAATAGCTATTACTACTTTAAGACCAGCAGGGACTGCCAACATCAAGGGAAATAGACATGATGTAATAACAGAGGGCAATTTTATTAAAGCTGGTGAACAAATTAAAGTAATAAAAGTAATTGGCAAAAAAATAATAGTTAAAAAGGTGGAGGATTAG
- the ybeY gene encoding rRNA maturation RNase YbeY: MNVIIDDRQDKIKYDENMENLIVQAVKESLKEENVSEEVEVSVTFVDNDAIKELNRDYRNKDSETDVLSFPQYDSMDEINIGMCLGDIVISLEKAEEQRQLYNHSFDREVLFLTVHSMFHLMGYDHDTEENTKEMRMKEEKVLSHMGILRK, from the coding sequence ATGAATGTAATAATTGATGATAGACAAGATAAAATAAAGTATGATGAAAATATGGAAAATCTAATAGTACAAGCTGTAAAAGAATCTTTAAAGGAAGAGAATGTAAGCGAGGAAGTAGAAGTAAGTGTTACATTTGTAGACAATGACGCAATAAAAGAATTAAATAGGGACTACAGAAATAAGGATAGTGAAACAGACGTATTATCATTTCCTCAGTATGATAGTATGGATGAGATAAATATAGGCATGTGTCTAGGAGATATTGTAATATCCTTAGAAAAGGCAGAAGAGCAAAGACAACTATATAATCATTCTTTTGATAGGGAAGTATTGTTTTTAACGGTCCATAGTATGTTTCACCTAATGGGATATGACCATGATACAGAAGAGAATACAAAAGAAATGAGAATGAAAGAAGAAAAAGTATTATCTCATATGGGTATACTAAGAAAATAA
- a CDS encoding histidine triad nucleotide-binding protein, with translation MSDCIFCKIVSKEIPANLVYEDDHVIAFHDISPTAPVHVLVVPKEHIESLNHITHEKKELLGHIHLCIKEIAEKLDISESGYRVVNNCGKQGGQTVGHIHFHLLGGRQLEWPAG, from the coding sequence ATGTCTGATTGTATTTTTTGTAAAATAGTTTCTAAGGAGATTCCTGCTAATTTAGTATATGAAGATGATCATGTAATAGCTTTTCATGATATTTCTCCTACTGCACCTGTTCATGTGTTAGTAGTACCTAAAGAGCATATAGAGTCCTTAAATCATATTACTCATGAGAAGAAGGAACTTTTAGGACATATTCACCTTTGCATAAAGGAAATCGCAGAAAAGCTAGACATAAGTGAAAGTGGATATAGAGTTGTTAATAATTGTGGTAAACAAGGTGGCCAAACAGTAGGTCATATTCACTTCCATTTATTGGGAGGAAGACAATTAGAATGGCCAGCTGGTTAA
- the yqfD gene encoding sporulation protein YqfD, which translates to MLVLKLWNYFRGYVLIKIEGLSLEKFINYAIARGIFLWDIKRIDYTTMEAKVGLRAYKELRHVVKKAGCRVKIKVKIGYPFFMYKIKKRKIFMGGFAFFLICIFIMTSFIWSVDIKGCETINPTEIKEYVKKQGVKIGEWKYDVDTEELERNMIIDLKKISWVGIEFKGTKALIEIVEKVEPPPKVNKEMPCDIIAKKDGVIKKVIAKEGDSLVKEGDIVKKGQCLITGAIVREGVENRYVHAFGEVMAKTYYEEKDEISLINVEKIKTGNKKTKRIIKLGNSQIISGEENIPYKNVLVERKYKTLPKWRNTNFPVEVIIEEYYEVNIRKNKLNKSNVKKILFDKMMVNVHKKIPKDGKVINKNIVFTEENSIIKGKLIVEVLENISTQKPIMEEEIIKEKIDLEE; encoded by the coding sequence TTGCTTGTTTTAAAATTATGGAATTACTTTAGAGGCTATGTTTTAATCAAAATAGAAGGTTTATCCCTAGAGAAATTTATAAACTATGCCATTGCAAGGGGAATTTTTCTTTGGGATATAAAGAGAATAGATTATACTACCATGGAGGCTAAAGTTGGTCTAAGGGCATATAAGGAACTTAGACATGTGGTAAAGAAAGCTGGCTGTCGAGTTAAAATAAAGGTTAAGATAGGATATCCTTTTTTTATGTATAAAATTAAAAAAAGAAAAATTTTTATGGGTGGATTCGCCTTTTTTCTAATATGCATATTTATAATGACCTCCTTCATATGGAGTGTTGATATTAAAGGCTGTGAGACCATAAATCCTACTGAAATAAAGGAATATGTGAAAAAGCAGGGTGTGAAAATTGGCGAGTGGAAATATGATGTGGATACGGAAGAATTAGAGAGAAACATGATTATTGATTTGAAAAAAATATCATGGGTTGGAATTGAATTTAAAGGCACTAAGGCTCTAATTGAAATTGTAGAAAAGGTAGAGCCGCCTCCTAAAGTAAATAAGGAGATGCCATGTGATATAATAGCTAAAAAGGATGGAGTAATAAAAAAGGTAATTGCTAAAGAAGGGGATTCATTAGTTAAAGAAGGGGATATAGTAAAAAAAGGCCAATGTTTAATTACAGGAGCCATAGTAAGAGAAGGTGTAGAGAATAGGTATGTTCATGCCTTTGGAGAAGTAATGGCAAAAACCTATTATGAAGAAAAAGATGAAATTAGTTTAATAAATGTGGAAAAAATAAAGACAGGAAATAAGAAAACTAAGAGAATAATAAAACTAGGAAATAGTCAAATTATATCGGGAGAAGAAAACATACCCTATAAGAATGTGTTAGTAGAAAGGAAATATAAAACTTTACCCAAGTGGAGGAATACTAACTTCCCTGTAGAAGTTATAATAGAAGAGTATTACGAAGTTAATATTAGAAAGAATAAACTTAATAAGTCTAATGTGAAGAAAATACTATTTGATAAGATGATGGTAAATGTACATAAGAAAATACCTAAAGATGGAAAAGTTATTAATAAAAATATTGTATTTACTGAAGAAAATAGTATAATTAAAGGCAAGTTGATAGTTGAAGTTTTAGAAAATATATCCACACAAAAACCTATTATGGAGGAAGAAATTATAAAAGAAAAAATAGACTTAGAAGAATAA
- the mtaB gene encoding tRNA (N(6)-L-threonylcarbamoyladenosine(37)-C(2))-methylthiotransferase MtaB, whose translation MGKVAFYTLGCKVNQYETEAMTELFEKNGYNVVESEEVADVYVINTCTVTNLGDRKSRQFIRRCKRKNPDSIVAVVGCYSQTAPDEVSKIEEVDVILGTNDRNKIVDYVKKKKKQKEKINVVTDIMQVRDFEEMTIDNIKGKTRAFLKIQEGCNQYCSYCIIPYARGPIRSRKLDDIIKEVKRLVENGFKEVVLTGIHVASYGKDLDKGTLLDVIKEVNKIEGLKRIRLSSIEPTIMTEKFVKTLSELDKVCDHFHLSLQSGCDETLKRMNRKYTTKEYMEVVGRIKHYMPEGSITTDIIVGFPGETDEEFEKTMEFVKDIKFSQIHVFKYSPRKGTPAAEFENQVDGIVKNKRSEELISVAEKFAKEYNKKFIGQNKRVLFETKSAEQEGYYEGLTENYIKVLGKSDKDISGKILNAKLEKIYDEMVFGSILDK comes from the coding sequence ATGGGAAAAGTAGCCTTTTATACTCTAGGGTGCAAAGTTAATCAATATGAGACGGAAGCCATGACAGAGTTGTTTGAAAAAAATGGATATAATGTGGTGGAAAGCGAAGAAGTAGCAGATGTTTATGTAATAAATACGTGTACTGTAACCAATTTAGGAGACAGGAAATCAAGACAGTTTATAAGAAGATGCAAGAGAAAAAATCCTGATTCCATAGTAGCCGTGGTAGGGTGCTACTCTCAAACTGCACCAGATGAAGTATCTAAGATAGAAGAAGTAGACGTAATTTTAGGGACTAATGACAGAAATAAAATCGTAGATTATGTTAAAAAGAAAAAGAAACAAAAGGAAAAAATAAATGTAGTGACAGATATTATGCAGGTTAGAGATTTTGAAGAAATGACAATTGATAATATAAAGGGAAAAACTAGAGCCTTTTTAAAAATTCAAGAAGGCTGTAACCAATATTGTTCTTATTGTATAATTCCCTATGCAAGGGGTCCTATAAGAAGTAGAAAACTTGATGATATTATTAAAGAAGTAAAAAGACTTGTGGAAAATGGATTTAAAGAAGTGGTACTTACAGGTATTCATGTGGCCTCTTATGGAAAAGATTTAGATAAGGGAACTTTATTAGATGTAATTAAGGAAGTAAACAAAATTGAAGGATTAAAGAGAATTAGATTAAGTTCCATAGAACCTACTATAATGACTGAAAAATTTGTAAAGACCCTATCAGAACTAGATAAGGTTTGTGATCACTTTCATTTATCTTTACAAAGTGGTTGTGATGAAACTTTAAAGAGAATGAATAGAAAATACACAACTAAGGAATATATGGAAGTAGTGGGTAGAATAAAGCATTATATGCCTGAAGGATCCATAACTACAGATATAATAGTAGGATTTCCGGGGGAGACAGATGAAGAATTTGAAAAAACTATGGAATTTGTAAAAGACATAAAGTTTAGTCAAATTCATGTTTTTAAATATTCTCCAAGAAAAGGAACTCCAGCTGCTGAGTTTGAAAATCAAGTAGATGGAATTGTTAAGAATAAGAGAAGTGAAGAGTTAATTTCTGTGGCAGAAAAATTTGCTAAAGAATATAATAAGAAGTTTATAGGGCAAAATAAAAGAGTATTATTTGAAACTAAATCTGCTGAACAGGAAGGTTACTATGAAGGTTTAACAGAAAATTACATAAAAGTATTAGGAAAGTCTGATAAAGATATTTCTGGTAAAATCTTAAATGCAAAACTAGAAAAAATATATGATGAAATGGTATTTGGAAGTATTTTGGATAAATAG
- a CDS encoding HD family phosphohydrolase codes for MTFIKHMKKAMKNSFFIRMLKNKYVAYSVIAFIFIGSMFFSIISEFAPNEYDLKAGDKAPADIKAPRDVEDKSATERLIQREIASVENIEKFYPTIQIDVKKNIEKFFNNLYQIRAEEILDYEKLELLKSKNKLLLDDENLEVLINANITELRNVESYVYEIVSQIMSSGIRPDELENKKHEIEEYFKGLEDFSNDIKNIGTKIVNNSIKANRFVDVETTKEKIEEAKNSVEKVIIKRGSIIVGEGEIITPDHISVLKDLGVLKKDNKRDMLLYLGALGVILMTFATIILYIYFFNRPLFQSPRKLYLLIILYVFVFYISKSLFNLSPYIGAVAAFTCLVGILIEPKLALVISICMTMMLSISKGYNVEFIYTNIMACIVAACGIKNASQRSTIFITGLMISFSNIIILTSIGLINHYDFSLVFSNVYNGLLNGIFCAVITIGSLPLWEWAFKILTPFKLLELSNPNNKLLKRLLVEAPGTYHHSIIVGNLSEGAAQAIGANSLLARVGAYYHDIGKLRRPYLFKENQLTSENPHDKLKPIRSTNVITSHIRDGLDFAREEELPQEIRDIIFQHHGTTLVKFFYFKATQNSKKSINESDYRYKGEKPQSKEAAVVMLADSVEAAVRSIKEPTEEKIRDLIDKIVKDKLNDSQFDECNMTLKDLKMISESFMTILMGIFHERIEYPDMDKDKKED; via the coding sequence ATGACCTTCATAAAACATATGAAAAAAGCTATGAAAAATAGCTTTTTTATAAGGATGCTAAAGAATAAATATGTGGCTTACTCTGTTATAGCATTTATTTTTATAGGGAGTATGTTCTTTAGTATAATATCTGAATTTGCGCCAAATGAATATGATTTAAAAGCAGGGGATAAGGCTCCAGCAGATATAAAAGCTCCTAGGGATGTGGAAGATAAAAGTGCCACTGAAAGACTTATACAGAGGGAAATAGCTTCAGTAGAGAATATTGAGAAGTTTTATCCTACTATTCAAATTGATGTTAAAAAGAATATAGAAAAGTTTTTTAATAACCTATATCAAATAAGAGCAGAAGAAATACTTGATTATGAAAAATTAGAGTTATTAAAAAGTAAGAATAAATTATTATTAGATGATGAAAATTTAGAAGTGCTAATTAATGCTAACATAACTGAATTGAGAAATGTGGAGAGTTATGTATATGAAATTGTATCTCAGATAATGTCAAGTGGTATTAGGCCAGATGAACTTGAAAATAAGAAACATGAGATAGAGGAGTATTTTAAGGGCCTAGAAGATTTCTCTAATGATATAAAAAATATTGGAACTAAGATTGTAAACAATTCTATTAAAGCAAATAGATTTGTAGATGTGGAGACTACAAAGGAGAAAATTGAAGAGGCAAAAAACAGTGTAGAAAAGGTAATAATTAAAAGAGGAAGTATTATTGTGGGAGAAGGTGAAATAATAACACCAGACCATATAAGTGTATTGAAAGATTTAGGTGTACTAAAAAAAGATAATAAAAGGGATATGTTACTCTACTTAGGGGCTTTAGGAGTTATCCTAATGACCTTTGCGACTATAATATTATACATATATTTTTTTAATAGACCTTTATTTCAATCTCCAAGAAAATTATATTTATTAATAATACTTTATGTATTTGTGTTCTACATTAGCAAAAGTTTATTTAATTTATCTCCATATATTGGGGCTGTAGCTGCATTTACATGTTTAGTAGGTATATTGATAGAACCAAAGCTAGCCTTAGTTATAAGCATATGCATGACTATGATGTTGTCCATATCTAAGGGTTATAATGTGGAGTTCATATACACTAATATAATGGCTTGTATAGTGGCTGCATGTGGAATAAAAAATGCTAGTCAAAGAAGTACTATATTCATAACTGGATTAATGATTAGTTTTAGTAATATAATAATATTAACTTCAATTGGTCTTATAAACCATTATGATTTTTCATTAGTTTTTTCTAATGTGTATAATGGCCTTTTAAACGGTATATTTTGTGCTGTGATTACTATAGGATCATTACCTCTTTGGGAATGGGCTTTTAAAATATTAACGCCTTTTAAATTATTAGAACTTTCTAATCCTAATAATAAATTACTAAAAAGGCTGTTAGTAGAAGCACCAGGAACTTATCATCATAGTATAATTGTGGGAAATTTAAGTGAGGGTGCGGCACAGGCCATAGGCGCTAATAGTTTACTTGCTAGAGTTGGAGCCTATTACCATGATATTGGAAAATTAAGAAGACCCTATTTATTTAAGGAAAATCAACTGACTTCTGAAAATCCACATGATAAATTAAAACCCATAAGAAGTACTAATGTTATAACTAGTCATATAAGGGATGGACTTGACTTTGCTCGCGAAGAAGAATTACCACAGGAAATACGGGATATAATATTTCAACATCATGGAACTACTTTAGTAAAATTCTTTTACTTTAAAGCAACTCAGAATTCTAAAAAAAGTATAAATGAATCAGACTATAGATATAAGGGCGAAAAACCTCAAAGCAAAGAGGCTGCAGTAGTAATGCTTGCAGACTCTGTTGAAGCTGCTGTAAGAAGTATAAAAGAGCCTACGGAAGAAAAAATAAGAGATTTAATTGATAAGATTGTAAAAGATAAATTAAATGATAGTCAATTTGATGAATGTAATATGACTTTAAAGGATTTAAAGATGATATCTGAATCTTTTATGACCATACTTATGGGCATATTTCATGAGAGAATAGAATACCCAGATATGGATAAGGATAAGAAGGAGGACTAA
- the yqfC gene encoding sporulation protein YqfC: MKNKNMEIRESLAELLELPKDIILDLPRITMLGNLQLYIENHKGIIEYTKVRIRIKLREGALRVIGKDLTIKNIMEEEIVVCGELHSIEFIK, from the coding sequence ATGAAAAATAAAAATATGGAGATAAGAGAGAGCTTAGCAGAATTACTAGAGCTTCCCAAAGATATAATACTTGATCTTCCTAGGATAACCATGCTTGGTAATTTGCAGCTATATATAGAAAATCATAAGGGCATAATAGAATATACTAAAGTTAGGATTCGAATTAAACTTAGGGAAGGAGCCTTAAGAGTTATAGGAAAAGATCTTACTATAAAGAATATAATGGAAGAAGAAATAGTAGTATGTGGAGAACTTCATAGTATAGAGTTTATAAAATAA
- the floA gene encoding flotillin-like protein FloA (flotillin-like protein involved in membrane lipid rafts) has product MTGPLISFGIIAIVGFLLLTFLFSFIPVGLWITAFFSGVRIGLFTLIGMRFRRVAPSRIVNPLIKATKAGINLSIDSLEAHYLAGGNVNSVVDALIAANRADIKLSFDDAAAIDLAGREVLSAVQVSVNPKVIETPKVAAVAKDGIEVMVKARVTVRANIERLVGGAGEETIIARVGEGIVTTVGSSSSHKAVLENPDSISQTVLAKGLDAGSAFEILSIDIADIDVGRNIGAQLQTDQAEADKRIAQAKAEERRAMAVANEQEMVARVQEMRAKVVEAEAEVPKAMAYALKEGKMGVMDYYNMKNVMADTEMRKSISSISKDEE; this is encoded by the coding sequence ATGACAGGACCATTAATATCATTTGGGATTATAGCTATTGTAGGATTTTTATTATTGACATTTTTATTTAGCTTTATTCCAGTAGGGCTTTGGATAACAGCCTTTTTCTCAGGTGTTAGAATAGGATTGTTTACTTTAATAGGTATGAGATTTAGAAGGGTAGCACCATCAAGAATCGTAAATCCCCTTATTAAAGCTACTAAAGCTGGGATCAATTTAAGTATTGATAGTTTAGAAGCTCATTACTTAGCAGGTGGAAATGTAAATAGTGTAGTAGATGCACTTATTGCAGCTAACAGAGCTGATATAAAGCTTAGCTTTGACGATGCAGCGGCTATTGATCTTGCAGGTAGAGAAGTTCTTAGTGCCGTTCAAGTAAGTGTAAATCCAAAGGTAATTGAAACTCCTAAAGTAGCAGCTGTAGCTAAGGATGGTATTGAAGTTATGGTAAAGGCTAGGGTAACAGTAAGAGCCAACATAGAAAGATTAGTTGGTGGAGCTGGAGAAGAAACTATCATAGCTAGGGTTGGAGAAGGGATTGTAACTACTGTAGGTAGCTCTTCGTCTCACAAAGCAGTACTTGAAAATCCAGATAGTATATCACAAACCGTATTGGCGAAAGGTCTAGATGCAGGATCAGCCTTTGAAATATTATCCATAGACATAGCAGATATTGATGTAGGTAGAAATATAGGTGCTCAACTTCAAACGGATCAAGCTGAAGCAGATAAGAGAATTGCACAGGCTAAGGCGGAAGAACGACGTGCCATGGCCGTGGCCAATGAACAGGAAATGGTAGCTAGGGTACAAGAGATGAGAGCTAAGGTTGTGGAAGCAGAAGCTGAGGTACCAAAGGCTATGGCATATGCTTTGAAAGAAGGGAAAATGGGAGTTATGGATTATTACAATATGAAAAATGTAATGGCGGATACTGAAATGAGAAAATCTATTTCTTCTATAAGCAAAGACGAAGAATAG
- a CDS encoding GatB/YqeY domain-containing protein — protein MTLQEKLMADLKDAMKSKDKVKKSVITMIRASIKQFEVDNRAEMTDQQILEIMFKQVKQKRDAIVEFTKGNREDLVEEAKAEIEVIMNYLPKQLTEDEIRVLVKEAVEAVGATSPKDMGKLMGALMPKVKGKADGKVVNKIVREFI, from the coding sequence GTGACCCTACAAGAAAAGTTAATGGCAGATCTAAAAGATGCTATGAAAAGTAAGGACAAGGTAAAAAAATCTGTAATTACTATGATTAGAGCTTCAATAAAACAATTTGAAGTTGATAATAGAGCTGAAATGACTGACCAGCAAATTTTAGAGATAATGTTTAAGCAAGTTAAGCAGAAAAGAGATGCAATTGTGGAATTTACTAAAGGCAATAGAGAAGATTTAGTAGAAGAAGCAAAAGCAGAAATAGAAGTCATAATGAACTACTTACCAAAGCAATTAACTGAAGATGAAATTAGGGTATTAGTAAAGGAAGCTGTAGAAGCTGTTGGTGCTACTAGTCCTAAGGACATGGGAAAATTAATGGGGGCATTAATGCCAAAGGTTAAGGGCAAAGCTGATGGAAAAGTGGTAAATAAGATCGTTAGAGAGTTCATATAA
- a CDS encoding 16S rRNA (uracil(1498)-N(3))-methyltransferase, which yields MHRFFVEKHNIDRENKNVIINESEDVKHISKVLRLEAGEKIEICDGHNKEYICEIEHMSKKDIRVSIIEEKESNREANVVIDLYQGLPKAAKMDTIIQKCTELGINKIVPIMTKRCVAQIKDKKSEEKKLERWEKIALSAAKQCKRGKIPTIAGLHRFNEVIDKLKEYDLAVVAYEDEETNGLKNLLKNSNYEKIAIIIGPEGGFEKEEIELIKNNYGKSITLGPRILRTETAGFTALSIIMYEIGDLGGR from the coding sequence ATGCATAGGTTCTTTGTGGAAAAACATAATATAGATAGGGAAAATAAAAATGTTATTATAAATGAATCGGAAGATGTGAAACATATTTCTAAAGTTCTTAGGCTAGAGGCAGGCGAAAAAATAGAAATATGCGACGGTCATAATAAAGAATACATATGTGAAATAGAACACATGTCTAAAAAGGATATAAGAGTATCTATAATTGAGGAAAAGGAATCAAATAGAGAAGCTAATGTGGTAATAGATCTATATCAAGGCCTTCCTAAAGCAGCTAAGATGGATACTATAATTCAAAAATGTACAGAATTAGGAATAAACAAAATAGTTCCCATTATGACTAAAAGATGTGTAGCCCAAATAAAGGATAAGAAGTCAGAAGAAAAAAAATTAGAAAGATGGGAAAAAATAGCCTTATCTGCAGCTAAACAATGTAAAAGAGGTAAAATACCTACAATAGCTGGATTACATAGATTTAATGAGGTAATAGATAAATTAAAGGAATATGATCTTGCAGTAGTTGCTTATGAAGATGAAGAAACTAATGGTCTTAAGAATTTACTAAAAAACTCTAATTATGAAAAAATTGCTATAATTATAGGACCTGAAGGTGGGTTTGAAAAAGAGGAAATAGAATTAATAAAAAACAACTATGGAAAATCTATTACCTTAGGACCTCGAATTTTAAGGACTGAAACGGCTGGTTTTACGGCTTTAAGTATAATAATGTATGAAATAGGTGATTTAGGAGGCAGATAA
- the rpsU gene encoding 30S ribosomal protein S21 has product MASEIKIGENETLENALRRFKRSCAKSGVLSEVRKREHYEKPSVKRKKKAEAARRKKKKF; this is encoded by the coding sequence ATGGCATCAGAAATCAAAATAGGAGAAAACGAAACTCTTGAGAATGCTCTTCGTAGATTCAAGCGTTCATGTGCTAAATCTGGAGTTCTTTCTGAAGTAAGAAAGAGAGAACATTATGAAAAGCCAAGTGTAAAGCGTAAAAAGAAAGCAGAGGCAGCAAGAAGAAAGAAAAAGAAATTTTAA